Part of the Panicum virgatum strain AP13 chromosome 4N, P.virgatum_v5, whole genome shotgun sequence genome is shown below.
ACGGAAAGCAGGAGCGCTGCTGTGGGCTCGATCGGTGTCAATTAGGAGGGGGAGGTGCGTGCTGCCAATCCATTGGTGTGGCCGCATCGTCCGGGCGAGCGTGGAGTTCGTGGGCGACGTCGAGCGAGTCCGGGCGAGCGTGGAGTTCGTGGGCGACGTCGAGCGAGTCCCGCGGGTCATGGCGTGACTGAGCGCCTCGGCCTATTTGTACCCCCGTGCTCCTTCCTGTTGGAGTGCCCGTTCCATTTTAGTGGTGATGTAGGCAAAGATACAAGAGCAGTGGCTCCGCGGCGTTCATCGCCGGCAACCTTCTCTGTGCTGTGCTTCCCTTGTGTCTTTTGTTCGTGAGTGAGAGTTTTTGGTTCGAGAACAAGAGAGATAGGCAGCTGTGCGAGTCCTGGGTTCCAACACATTTTTCATGAGCCAGGGGGAGTGCTGCCTACCCtcagagatgaaaaatgaaTACCTATGACTCTCTGAGTACATTCGCATTGACGACGTAATGCATCATCTCAGTCTCAGAGAGTCATAGGTATTGATTATTTCCATCGTGTGCCAAGCACTCAAGCTTTTGTCGCTGCTAATCGGCAATCCAACAGTGGGCTAGTCTTGTTGTGTATTTTGAAAAGAGATTTGAATGCACATACCATGCTTGAAAAGAAAATGTACGGCCCTTGGACCTTGGCCTGCCCGCATGCGTGTTGCCATTAGTATTCGAGTTCTATAATCAATAATGTGTTCTCTTGAGAGGCATGAGTGTCTATATATATAACCCTTGGAAGGTGGTTGGTTACTTGTTGTGACGATGGATTGTGGATGGACAATGAGGTAATAGGATATAGCCCAGCATGGTGATGGAGGATATTGCCGGTGGGTCGGTGAAGGAAGTGGGGGCATCACAAAAAGAAGTCTTGGTGGTGGGTTGTAGGGATTGCCTAGAAATATAGGAGGAAGATAGTGCAGGAGCGAGCATGCAACTCCGAATATGATGCCAGTCTCACGGAAGGGAGAAAACCTCATATGAAGATGGAGGAGGACTAGGAAGGAACTAAGTCATGCAAGATTAATATAAGGTTAAGGTTAACCAAGAGGAGGTGTGGTGTCATAGGTAATGATTCTTCTCCAATACTGAAAATGCCTTCATAAGAGGTTGATCAGCAGTAGCAGCTAGCATCGCTTAATTGATACACTTTTGGTTGCTTCTCCGGCTCCCTGCTAGAAGAAAGTTAGGAAACAAAATGATACCGCACACAATGTTGGCAAATACTACTTATAAAGACAATAGAACATTAACTTGCCGGTGGCAACATTTCAATCCCCTTTTATTTTTGGATAAAAGAAACATCTCGTCGATACCAGCTCCACATGAAGCTGATAGAGTTTGACAGAACTTGCCGACGAACGCTGCCAAGCTTATTCCACATGTTCAACACACCTGCTGCTCTCGCATGCATCACATGCATGATTTCTCAAGGGGACGAAGGTTCAGGCTTGGGATCGGCGGAGGGAGCCTCAGGCTTCGGCTCCACAAGGGACTCCTCCGGATCAGTGGCTAGGCCACTCCCACTAGTGCTGGCCTcgcagtcgtcgtcgtcgtctagCTCCCGCTCgaacctccagagggtgtcggaAAGCTCTGTGGCCCTTGCTAGCAGGACTGAGGCACTTTCCTCCCCGACAGGAGCAGCCTGCACGTACAACAACAGAGATGGAGAGTGACATGCTGCTTTAGTGATAGATGCTTAATTGCAGGATAGTATGTAGCAGGTGCTTTTCTGAATGTTCAGTTAGCAGAAAAGTACACTTATATCCATATGGGTTGTATCCTGTGAGGAAGTAAACGAGGCCTAACAATAAAACAGTAGCAGCAATGGGGAAAGCACACGACTCACCTGTGTCTCTTCCGCCTGTTCGTTGGATTCTTGGTGCTGCTGCAACCACTCATTCATCTTCTGGATCAGGGACCGGAACTGCTTGGATAAAAATAAGCATAAACATAAGCACACAACATGCActctcatatgtatttttgtcTTAGTGTTGCTTTTAGTACTACCTCTGTCCTTAAATATATAATGTTTATGACGAGTTAGTTAGTTCAAGAACGAACTGATTTCCTTATCCTAAACACCATATATTTGAGGTCATAGGGACTATGTATATTCggaattaagaaaaaaaacagaaaaggaaaaggtCCCGTGGATGTGGCAAGGTCCATGCCTCCCTGGTTTGGAATGGGACCAGAACACACCCATCTCACTAGCCATTGCATcataaaaatagaaagaaaaaattgtaaaaaGCACCATGTATGTCATTTGGATTTTGAAACCTCCAAGCTCGTAAGATGTTCTGTTCCAAATGCTCACCCTTGTTCGGTTTTGTTATTAAAAACACCCCTACATAAGCGCTAAGCTAAGTccaccatttttttttgttgcaataTAGAGTCGTTGATATAGTCTTTAGCAAAGTTAGATACTCCTAGTTAGTACAAACTCAACATTTTTTGAACTTACATCAAAAGAATCGCCTATAAAATGCTTAGACATGTTCAGATCATACCTCTTTTTGCTATATGcaaaatttattcataccaaTATGATGAAAAAGCACAATTCAAACAATGAAACAAATTTAACTCGGATGGCACAGCTTATAGTGGCTCCATGTTGGCAAAAAACGAGTGGAATTGGCAGAGAACATGCCTATTGGGGTGGTTTTAGCAAAAGAATCGATTGGGAGATGGGCATTTGAAAAAGAATCTTAGGTTGGAGTTTCAATATCTAAGTAGTATATGTGGTGCTTATagtatttttttgtaaaaacaGTTATCCCAATGCATAGCATGCCTTGGTTGCTAGAAAGCTTAGTTATACATGTATTTATGAACACGATATGTGTTCGCTACCTTTTGACTTCATGGTTAAACCATAGTCACAAAGATTCGGGGTCGATGGGGTTGAGGgacggggtcgaggaacgggatACGGTCCTTGTGAGAGGTTTTTACAAGGTGGGGACGAAAATGACCCTGCATTTCCAGGACCAGATCGGTGTttccgggtcgaggaacggaaCCCTCGACCCCGATTTCTGAGACTATGGGTTAAACTAGGATGGCCGCTTTGAAACAAAAAATTACTACaaggatcaaataaaattaGATCTATGCATATATAATCCAAGATCTGAGCATgatgggtggatggatggacAATCCCCTCCCAGACTCCTCCCATTTTAATCCATTTCTGTTAAATGGAGGCCAACAATGGATTTCACTATTTTGGGCTATAGAACCAACTACAATGATGAGGTTACGATCTTAACACAATTCAATTCTTCTCAGATCTGGAGCCAGCCACAACATAGTGGAGCAGTCCCAAACACCCTTAGTGAAAGAAAACCAAATTCGGAATTCATGAGCATGTTACATATGGATTTCCATCTAAGAAACCGCACCAGGATGAGCTTAACATGAATCAGTTCTTCTCAGATCTGGCCGTAGTTATAACATAGAGAATTTAGCCAAAGGGAATACAATTTAAAAGGCATGAACATGGTACAGAGATGCCCACCAAAGAAATCACACCAACAAACATGATATAAGAAAAACAGAAAACAGCCGTCAAAGATGCTTGGTTtaaatgtaaataaatataacaaaggtCAATGCAAAGAGAACTCGGATCTAAACACTTGAGCAACATGGAAGAGGGAGATACGGGAAAAACCTGTTCAGTAATTATATCAAAGTCATGGAGGGCCTTGTGCCACCGCCTCTCCTCCTCGTCGAGTATCGGTTCCACCTTGTTCTTTCCTTTCTCCATTTCACTTGGTAGAAAAACAAATAAGCAACTTGGTGCTTATGAGATCAAAGAAGAACCAAACATGCCCTATATAAACAAGTGACTGGGACAACCTTTTTAAGTACTAACCACAAAGTCACACGAGACACGACCAACACCCGACTTTCAGACAAACAGACATGAGCTGTGATCCTTATCTCTTTCTCCGGTTTGTTAGTTTCAGTTACAGCAGCGAATCCCGCTAAAGTATGTTAGAGAATAGATGGCATCATTGTAGCTATAAGCAGCGACCATTGTATTTATTGTCTTTGGACGTGAGTATATACACATATACCAGTTTTCTTAAAAACTATAGATTATGCTAATATGGAAACCTTAGTGACATTGTTCATACCTTAGTGACATTGTTTATAAAACCAGCTCGGCAAGAATCCCCTCTTCAAGATATGTACAAATAAAGTGCAATATTTTTGTGTAGAGATAGAAAGTAGATAGTATAAACCTTAGATCACTAATGAGCATGGTAATCTCTCTGATCTCACCCAAATTGATGAAGGATATTGATATGTAAATATGTAATTGATACTCTGATACTCTTTTCAATTGCACTATTATTATATCCTATTTGATGTGTCCTTATCTCCATATGTTGCATTTTCATGTTGTTGATGCACACATTTTATCTACATATGTTACATGTTCATGTGTTCTAACTATATTCTCGAAGCAAGGTTAGATGCAAAAATAGTGATTCGTCTACTGTTGTATGAATATTGATATATATAGTATGTGTTAAATTAAGGTTGATTACCTTATCCCCATGATAAAAGAGAGAATAAAGGTCAATCGACTAGGTAACTACTATGATAGTGTTAGTTCCACTTAAGTACACCAATGGATCAATTGTAGCATTTTCCCTCAAAGTATTCCTCCAAGATTTTATCAATCCATGAAACAAGTGGCTTGTGATTAGCTATACACTGATTCCACTAAGCTGAACCAATCAACTATAGAGTATTGAATGAAAACAAAACCTATACTATAGGTCAAAGTCTATCGATTTCAAATATACATGGATGGAACGGTCACGGATCTAGGATCACTTGCATGAGCTTTCACCACACAACCGGAACTGATCTTAAAGGTATCAAAATGTTGTgcatgaccccccccccccacccacccacccaagCCAAATATTTGTTCTAAACATatttgttttgaaattttttttgaatattttattttgttcttataacacttttttatttttattgaaACCTTTTAATTTCTTATTTAGAATGAACTTTTAGTGGTAAAAATGTTCCAACTATAAAATTAATCACATATATTCGATGGTAATATAAATTTTAACACATTAAATATTATGGTCAATCAGAATTTTATTTTTGAACACTAGTTTGTAACTTATGCTCTTTTTCGAATTTAAATTGCAACTGTTAATCTGTGTACatttcttttaattttttttccagcCCATGAGCCTGCGCAACAGTTGGCCGGCCACCAAACCTTACAATTAGACCCCCTCTTACATGTGCGGGCCACATTATCTGCCTTGCCTGGAAGTTGGATTGGATCATGGCCTGTTGGTGGGGAGTGCCCT
Proteins encoded:
- the LOC120668397 gene encoding uncharacterized protein LOC120668397, with translation MRVHVVCLCLCLFLSKQFRSLIQKMNEWLQQHQESNEQAEETQAAPVGEESASVLLARATELSDTLWRFERELDDDDDCEASTSGSGLATDPEESLVEPKPEAPSADPKPEPSSP